The Falco rusticolus isolate bFalRus1 chromosome 5, bFalRus1.pri, whole genome shotgun sequence genome has a segment encoding these proteins:
- the MED21 gene encoding mediator of RNA polymerase II transcription subunit 21 has product MADRLTQLQDAVNSLADQFCNAIGVLQQCGPPASFSNIQTAINKDQPANPTEEYAQLFAALIARTAKDIDVLIDSLPSEESTAALQAASLYRLEEENHEAAARLEEVVFRGDMLLEKIQSALADIAQSQLKTRSGTHSQPLPDS; this is encoded by the exons ATGGCGGATCGGTTAACGCAGCTGCAGGACGCGGTAAACTCG CTCGCAGACCAGTTCTGTAATGCTATTGGAGTGTTGCAGCAGTGTGGCCCCCCAGCCTCTTTCAGCAACATTCAGACAGCAATAAACAAAGATCAGCCTGCTAATCCAACAGAAG agTATGCCCAACTGTTCGCAGCATTGATTGCACGAACTGCAAAAGATATTGATGTTCTAATAGATTCCCTGCCTAGTGAAGAATcgacagcagctctgcag gctgCTAGCCTGTATCgattagaagaagaaaatcatgAAGCGGCTGCCCGTCTGGAAGAGGTAGTTTTTCGTGGGGAtatgctgctggaaaaaatacagagtgCCCTGGCAGACATAGCCCAGTCACAGCTGAAGACAAGAAGTGGTACgcacagccagcccctgccagaCTCATAG